Part of the Clostridium sporogenes genome, ATAATAAAGTGAAGCTTAGTTTAGAATAAGCTTTTATTTATTGGAAATTTAACTAAAGCAAATTAATGACTTTACAAATATTGCTTTTATATTATAAAATAGAAAGTATTAGAATTGTAAAGTGTATAGCAAATATAGTGAATTTTAGATTTGCAGATAAATTATAGGAGAGTGATAAATTGAATAAAAAAGTTTTATCTTTTATTATAATGTTAACCCTAATTTTAAGTACAAGTACTAGCAGTGTATTGGCCGCACCAGATACTAAAGAGTCAGGGGATTTAAAAGGAACTAGAGAGCAAAAGAAGCAAATACAGCAAAGAGTTGAAAAAATGGACAGCGAAATTGATAGTGTAATAAATGAAATTGATAAAAATAAGCAACTTATGAATAAGGTTAATAAAGATGTTAAAGATACAGAAAATAAATTAAATCAGGTAAAAAGTAATGTAAAAGCCAAAGAAGATTTGTTTGGTAAAAGAGTACGGGCTATGTATATAAGTGGTGGAGATAGCTATTTAGATATACTTTTAGCCTCAGAAAGTTTAAGTGATTTTATGTCAAGGATAGATACAGTTTCAAAAATAATGAAATTTGATAAAAATGTTGTTATTAAGTTAAAGGAAGAAAAAGAAGCTATAGTAAAGGAAAAAGAAAACTTAGATGAAGAGAAAAATAAATTAGTATCCTTAAAGAAGAGCAATGAAGTTACTTTATTGAGACTTAATAAGAGTGTAGAAGAAGAAAAGAAAGCTCTTAGTAACGTAAAAGAAAAAGAAAATCAAATAGTAGCTAGTGAAGCCGCAAAGGCTAAAGAAGCTGAAGAGAATAGTAAGCAAGCTAAAGAGGTTGCATCTAATAATAGCAACAGTTCAAATGGGGAAACTTTATCTCGAGGAGAATCAAACTCTACGGCCTATTCAAAAGTAATGGTAATGGAAGCAACTGCATATGCAGGAGATGGCATAACTGCTTCAGGAAACGGAACAAGTAGAAATCCTAATGGATATAGTACCATAGCTGTAGATCCTAGAGTAATACGCATAGGAACTAGAGTGTATGTAGAAGGTTATGGATATGCTATTGCCCATGATACTGGTGGTGCCATTAAAGGTAATAGAATAGATTTGTTTATGAACTCAGAGGCTGAATGTAATAGTTGGGGAAGAAGAACTGTAAAAGTTTATATAATAGGATAGTAAGTATTTATTTTAGAAACAAATAAAAATTATTTTATATGTAGTAATAAATAGTGGTAATTAATTTATGTAGAATAATATTGTTTAAAAATTGAATTTTAATATGAAAATATTTAACTTTATAATAATATACCCTATAGAATAGATGAGTAAAAAGGAATCTATTTTATAGGGTATATTTTATATGAATTTATAAAATGTTTTAAGTATTAAAAGTTATTTGGAGTATAAGATTATATTAAAATAAGTTTAATGACCCTAAAAATATACAAATATAATTTTTATAAAACAAAAATTAGCTTAAAAAAATTATATAAAACATGTATAATTATTATATAACATAATATTATAAAGATTAGGGAGAAACATATATGAACAGACTACTTAGGACGATTATAGAAAATAATAGAAAGTGGATAGGGGAAGGAAAGGTTGCTTCATATATTCCCGAACTTTCTAAAATGGATAAAAATTTACTAGGCATTTCTGTATGTACCTTAGGGGGAGAGGAATATTGGGAAGGAGATGCTGAAGTCAAATTTACAATTCAAAGTATATCAAAAATAGTAACTTTAATGTTAGCTATAATAGACAATGGAGAGGATTATGTTTTTTCAAAGGTAGGAATGGAACCTACAGAAACAGCTTTTAATTCTATAGTAAATTTAGAAGCAAAAGAATCTCAGAAACCTATAAATCCAATGATAAATGCTGGTGCCATAGTTGTAGCTTCTATGGTAGCTGGAAAAGATTCTGATGAAAAGGTTGAAAGAATTTTAAAGTTTACTAGAAAAATAAGCGGTAACAATAACATTGATATAAATCTAAATGTATATGAGTCTGAAAAAGAAACAGGACACAGAAACAGAGCACTTGCGTACTTTATGAAAAGTACAGGAGCCCTTGAGGGGAATGTAGAAGAAGTTTTAGATGTATATTTTAAACAATGTTCCATAGAAATTACTTGTAAAGATTTAGCTAGAATAGGAATTATGTTGGCCAATGATGGTGTATCTCCTTATACTGGTGATAGAATAGTTCCAAGGTATGTGGCTAGAATTGTAAAAACTATAATGGTGACCTGTGGTATGTACGATGCATCAGGAAATTTTGCTGTACATATTGGAATACCTGCTAAAAGTGGAGTTGGAGGAGGCATACTTGCCTGTGCTCCAAGAAGAATGGGTATAGGAGTTCTAGGTACAGCTTTAGATGAAAAAGGTAATAGTATAGCTGGAATTAAGATATTAGAAGAGCTTTCAAAGCAATTAGATTTAAGCATTTTTTAAAATATGAGAATATTTAAATTTAAAATAATAGTAAAATATTTATTAGGCTTAAAGATTATTGCAATAAAGTAAGGGGATTTTAAAATCTTATTTAGGAGGCAATAAATGGCATACAATATCATAGATTTAATAGATAGAGCTATAGATACAGGAAATAAAGTTATTGAAATATATATTGATATGAATAAAGAATATGATGACATTAATTCTTTCAAAATATTTTCTAAGATATTTATGAAGTACGAAGAGGAAAAGATAGATTATTATCATTCATTAAAAATGAGGTTAAATAAAGAAAAAATAAAAGGAATAGATTTATATATATATGATAAGATATCTTCTTTAATTGCTCAGTTTAATAATAAAATCTCAACAAATTGTTATAAAGATAAAACCATAAAAGAATTTATAGAATGTGTATTAAATATGAATAAGGATATAAGAGCACTATTTATAGATATAAGAGGTAGAATGATACAAAAAAATGGAGATGGAGATAGTTATGAATATGAAATATTAACGGATATTATAAAAATGGAAGAAAAATATATAAAGGATCTAGAAAGAGTATATAAAAAATAAGGGGTTTATCATTAAATATAGATTTATTTAGTGATAAATCCCTTTAATCTTACTATGTAGAAATTTATAAAATTTCTCATTTATAGATTCTTATACAATATTTTAAAATTCATTATCCTATGGCATTTTTAGGACAAATATTTATACATTTCCCACATTGGATACAATCAGGATGCTCGATTGGATATCCTTTATAATCATAAGGAACTATACCCATAGGGCAAATTGTTTTGCAAAGTTTACAAGAAATGCAACTTGAAGATACAGTTAATTTTTTTCTATCCTCCTTAGAATAAGATATCAGAGATGCAATACTTCCCATAGGACAAAAATTACACCAAGTTCTATTATTATAGAAAAAACTTAATATAATGCCTACAAAGGTTGTAACTACAATCATTCTGTAGAAAACCATACCTATACCTATAGCATTTCCCCAGTTTTTATATATTCCACTTCCAAACATGTAAAACATAAATATAATAACAAATATTCTGAAAAGTTTAGATTTAAGAAATTTAGGAACTCTATTTTTTCTACTAAAATTAATTAGAACATTGTCAAAGAAACTACCTCTCGGACAGATATTTCCGCACCAAAACCTTCCTTTACCTAAAATGGCTAAGAAAATAGGACCTAGCATACAAATAATAGCTGTTAAAGCTATTGTAGGATTAAACATACCTGCTATTATAAAAAATATAAGAATAATATAACTATATTTTTTCAAAAAACTAGAAAAAGAAAAATTCATTTAATCACCTCGTAAAAAATAATGATATACCCATGTGGGGTATGTGAAGATTTTAATATATTACAAAAACTATGTCAATAGAATATATTAGAAAAACAGTTTAAATATAACAAAATATAAGCTTAAACTTAGTTTTATTTTTCAGCTGAGTAGGATTTCATATTAAATCAGTACTTTTTAAGGAATTCACATCAAGTTTTAACTCTGTGTAAGAATCATAGAGTTTGGTTCTCTATTTAAAGGAAATGATATCTTTTGCTTCGGTGAGTAAGGAAATTATATAACTCTAGTTATTATTTAAATTGGTTTGCTACTTAAGATTCGGTTTCTTTGATTAATAGAGAGTAGTATAATTTTTAGATAATTAATAAATAAAAAAATAACATAATTTATTGATTATATTGTTGAATTTTAATAATTTAATATAAAATATAAACAATAAATAATACAAGTTAAATAATAAACTTTTCCTATAACATATTAAAATTTCATATGATATATAACTTTTTAATAAATAATAAGTTTTTTTAAACAAGAGTAGACTGTTGATATATAGATGAGGAATAAGAGGATTGCTTTTTTATTATTTTAATCATATTTTATTATAAATTATTTTAAATAATATGCTAAAAATAATTAATGTAATATTATTTAGATAATATGTTGAAATGATACTTATAGTATGTTAATATAATAACAAGGACATTGTTAATAATATAACAAATAGCTTTCATCTAAGTTTTAATATTATTATATAAAGAGGTGTATATAAGATGGAAAAATTAAAAGTTTTAGTTCCAGTGGATTCATCTGAAAGAAGCAATTATTCTTTAAATTTATTAAAAAATATGTTTGATAAAAAACAGGTGGAAGTTACTTTAATAAATGTTAAAGAAGTTCAGGTAAATAATATTTTTTTAATTCAACAACAAATTAAAAAACTTAAAAGTAAAAGTGAAAAGGTTATGGAGGAAGCAAAGCAAAAGATCAAAAATATTGGATATGAATATGAAATGTATTCATGTTTTGGGATACCAGCGGATAAAATAGTAGAAAAAGCAGAAAAAGATAATTTTGATATGATAGTTATGGCTAAATCTAATAGAAAAGGCTTAGAAAAAATGAAAGGTTCTGTAACTACCAAAGTAGTTAAAACTTCTGAAGTGCCAGTAATTATTGTTTAAAATAAATTAAGCTCTTATTTTTTAAACTATTAAAATAAAAACATTATGAAATTAGTTTTAAACTAATTTCATAATGTTTTTTTATTTAAAACAAAATCTTAAATTAAAACCTATATATTAAAAATATGATAATTAATTCGATATTATATGTATAAATTACTAGGAAAATAATTTATATATAATTAGGAGGTGGGATATGAAACTCAGAAAAAAACTTGTACTGTCTTTTTCAATAATACTTTTTTTGTTTTCTATAATTATGTTTTCAACGGTTTATATTACAGTTAATAACATGGCAAATAAAAATTTTTTGAAAAATATAAAAGATAATGCTAATTTAGGATACTCTTATCTAGATTCAAAGTATCCTGGTAAATGGAATATAAAAGGAGATAAACTTTATAAAGGAGAAGAATTAATTAATAATAATTTTTATGTGGTGGATAACATAAAAGAACAAACAAGAAGCTTAGTAACTATATTTATGAAGGACACTAGAGTATCTACAAATGTAATTAGTAGTGATGGAAAAAGAGCTGTAGGAACTAAGGCTTCAAAAGAGGTATTAGAAAAGGTTTTAGATAAAGGTGAGGAGTTCCAGGGGACTGCAAAGGTAGCTGGCAAGGATGTTTTAACCTACTATAAACCTATAAAAGATTCTAATTCTAAAATTATAGGTATGTGGTTTATAGGGGTAGAAAAAGAAACTATTAAAAAAGAAGTTTGGAAAATATTAAGTTACATTCTTTTCATTATATTAATTGTATTAATTATAGGAATAATATTATTTAATTTTATAGGTAATAACATAGTTAAAAATATATATTCCTTTAATGAATATCTTAAAAATATGTCTCAGGGAGATTTTAATAAGGAATTAAATATTAAATATTTAAAACTAAAAGATGAATTAGGGCAAATGTTTAATAATTTAGAATATATGCAAATAGCCATAAAGGATATATTAAAGGAAGTAATTAGTGATTCAAAAGATTCTATAAAGTCTAATGAGGATGTATTTATACTTATAGACCAATTATCATCAAATGTAGAGCAAGTTACATCAACTACAGAAGAAATATCCGCAGCAATGGAGGAGACCGCAGCTTCAGCAGAGGAAATAAACGCTACAGCTAATGAAATAGAAAAGTCTATAGAAGTAATAGCTAATAAAATAGAAGAAACCTATAAAAAATCTGAGGATATAAGCAATAAAGCAAATAAATTAAAAAAAGATGCTGAAAACTCTAGGAAGGAAGCCTTTAATTTGTATAAAACTAATGAAAAAGAATTAAGTGAAGCTATAGAAAAATCAAAATCAGTAGAAAAAATTAATGTATTGTCAGAAGCAATACTTAAAATAACAGAGCAGACTAATCTTTTAGCTTTAAATGCTGCTATTGAAGCTGCTAGAGCAGGGGAAGCAGGAAAAGGATTTTCAGTAGTAGCAGAGGAAATAAGAAAACTGGCAGAAGAATCTAATAATACAGCTAATGAAATTCAAGAGATTACAAAAATTGTAGTTAGCGCAGTAGAAAATTTAGCAAATAATTCTAATAAGATATTGACATTTATAGATGGAAAAGTAGTAAAAGACTATGAGAATTTAGTTACAATAGGTGAAATGTATAGTAGTGATGCAGAATACTATAAGGCTGTATCTGAAAATATAAGTTCCACTACAGAAGAAGTCTTAACCTCTATGAAAAACGTTATAGAATCTATAGATAGTGTAACTATAGCCGCTAATGAAGCAGCAGATGGTACAAGTAATATAGCTAAAAGTGCAAATGATATATTGGAAGAAAGCAACAATGTTAAATGTAAATCAGAAGAATCTATGTCTAATTCTGAAAAATTAATAAACTCAATTTCTAAATTTAAAATATAAAAATTAAAAAGCTATGTATTTTGTAATATGTGGTTACAAATATATAGCTTTTTAATGGTTAAATTTTAAAATTAATAAATTATTTAGTTTCTTCATATTTATTTTTAGTTTTTTCTTTTATGTTTTCATAAAAATCCTTAGATTCTTCTTTAACATCATCATAAATATCCTTTGGGCATTCCTTTAAATCTTCATAAAAATCTCTAGAATCTTCCATAGTTTCTTGGAATTCATTTTTACCTTCTTCATATATGTTATTTATATCTTCGCCAGTTATATTTAGTTTTTCTTCTGTTTTTTCAGATTTATCCTTTAAATTTTCTTTAATATTCTTTCCTTTATCTCTTATTTTATTTTTGAGGTTATCCCCTTCATTTTTTATGTTATGAATTTTGTTTTTAAAAGCTTTGTTATACTCCATTTTTTCAAAATTATTTGTTTTACGTTTGTTGTTAAGTTTTTTAGCTATAAATACAGAACTTGCTACAGCTATTGTAGCACCTAGAATTTTACCTATAGTATTCTTATTTCTTTTCATAATGTAACCTCCTTAAAAATATATAAATTGAAAAATTTATATAATTGTATATTTATATTATGTATGTTTTTAAAATAAATACTTTTATAATACAATTATAACAATTAGAACAGAAATTCTTTGTGTAGGGGGCAAAATATTAAGAATTAAAAATTATTGAAAGAGGTGTATAATATTAATAATTAAGTAAAAAATAAAATACAGATAATTAAAAAAAAATGAATATATACTAATGGATAATAATTGTTTATTATTATACCATAAAAAACATATTTAAAAAACAGCTTTAAAATAAATAATTTTAAAATATATTGCATATAAAATTTATTTATGATATTCTATAGAAGGTGATTTAATAAGATAAAAACTAGGTTCTTCTTTTTTAAGAAGTATAGATTTTTGTTTATTAAATTAAAATAATTTTTCTTAAAAAAGGAGAGATATACAAATGGCAGATAAGAATATCACATGTAAAGATTGCGGAAAAGAATTTGTTTTCACAGAAGGAGAACAAGAATTCTACAAAGAAAAGGGATTCGAAAACGAACCACAAAGATGCCCAGATTGTAGAAGAGCTAGAAAGCAAGCTAGAAACAACAACAGATCTTTTAGATAATTAGAAAAGATTTTTTATTGGCTGTTGATTATATGTCAACAGCCATTTTTAATTAACAACCAGAAAGGAACATTATATGGAAAATAAAAACTTTGAAAATTTAAACTTGAATGAAGATGTACTAAAAGCTATACAACATATGGGATTTGAAACTCCATCTGCAATACAAGAAAAATCAATTCCAGTAGTATTAGAAGGAGCGGATGTTATAGCTCAAGCTCAAACAGGAACAGGTAAAACTTTAGCTTTTGGAGCTC contains:
- a CDS encoding 3D domain-containing protein is translated as MNKKVLSFIIMLTLILSTSTSSVLAAPDTKESGDLKGTREQKKQIQQRVEKMDSEIDSVINEIDKNKQLMNKVNKDVKDTENKLNQVKSNVKAKEDLFGKRVRAMYISGGDSYLDILLASESLSDFMSRIDTVSKIMKFDKNVVIKLKEEKEAIVKEKENLDEEKNKLVSLKKSNEVTLLRLNKSVEEEKKALSNVKEKENQIVASEAAKAKEAEENSKQAKEVASNNSNSSNGETLSRGESNSTAYSKVMVMEATAYAGDGITASGNGTSRNPNGYSTIAVDPRVIRIGTRVYVEGYGYAIAHDTGGAIKGNRIDLFMNSEAECNSWGRRTVKVYIIG
- the glsA gene encoding glutaminase A; the encoded protein is MNRLLRTIIENNRKWIGEGKVASYIPELSKMDKNLLGISVCTLGGEEYWEGDAEVKFTIQSISKIVTLMLAIIDNGEDYVFSKVGMEPTETAFNSIVNLEAKESQKPINPMINAGAIVVASMVAGKDSDEKVERILKFTRKISGNNNIDINLNVYESEKETGHRNRALAYFMKSTGALEGNVEEVLDVYFKQCSIEITCKDLARIGIMLANDGVSPYTGDRIVPRYVARIVKTIMVTCGMYDASGNFAVHIGIPAKSGVGGGILACAPRRMGIGVLGTALDEKGNSIAGIKILEELSKQLDLSIF
- a CDS encoding 4Fe-4S binding protein, with product MNFSFSSFLKKYSYIILIFFIIAGMFNPTIALTAIICMLGPIFLAILGKGRFWCGNICPRGSFFDNVLINFSRKNRVPKFLKSKLFRIFVIIFMFYMFGSGIYKNWGNAIGIGMVFYRMIVVTTFVGIILSFFYNNRTWCNFCPMGSIASLISYSKEDRKKLTVSSSCISCKLCKTICPMGIVPYDYKGYPIEHPDCIQCGKCINICPKNAIG
- a CDS encoding universal stress protein, which encodes MEKLKVLVPVDSSERSNYSLNLLKNMFDKKQVEVTLINVKEVQVNNIFLIQQQIKKLKSKSEKVMEEAKQKIKNIGYEYEMYSCFGIPADKIVEKAEKDNFDMIVMAKSNRKGLEKMKGSVTTKVVKTSEVPVIIV
- a CDS encoding methyl-accepting chemotaxis protein, with amino-acid sequence MKLRKKLVLSFSIILFLFSIIMFSTVYITVNNMANKNFLKNIKDNANLGYSYLDSKYPGKWNIKGDKLYKGEELINNNFYVVDNIKEQTRSLVTIFMKDTRVSTNVISSDGKRAVGTKASKEVLEKVLDKGEEFQGTAKVAGKDVLTYYKPIKDSNSKIIGMWFIGVEKETIKKEVWKILSYILFIILIVLIIGIILFNFIGNNIVKNIYSFNEYLKNMSQGDFNKELNIKYLKLKDELGQMFNNLEYMQIAIKDILKEVISDSKDSIKSNEDVFILIDQLSSNVEQVTSTTEEISAAMEETAASAEEINATANEIEKSIEVIANKIEETYKKSEDISNKANKLKKDAENSRKEAFNLYKTNEKELSEAIEKSKSVEKINVLSEAILKITEQTNLLALNAAIEAARAGEAGKGFSVVAEEIRKLAEESNNTANEIQEITKIVVSAVENLANNSNKILTFIDGKVVKDYENLVTIGEMYSSDAEYYKAVSENISSTTEEVLTSMKNVIESIDSVTIAANEAADGTSNIAKSANDILEESNNVKCKSEESMSNSEKLINSISKFKI
- a CDS encoding YtxH domain-containing protein — encoded protein: MKRNKNTIGKILGATIAVASSVFIAKKLNNKRKTNNFEKMEYNKAFKNKIHNIKNEGDNLKNKIRDKGKNIKENLKDKSEKTEEKLNITGEDINNIYEEGKNEFQETMEDSRDFYEDLKECPKDIYDDVKEESKDFYENIKEKTKNKYEETK
- a CDS encoding zinc-ribbon domain-containing protein, with amino-acid sequence MADKNITCKDCGKEFVFTEGEQEFYKEKGFENEPQRCPDCRRARKQARNNNRSFR